A region of the Pseudarthrobacter oxydans genome:
GAGATCGGGTGCAATGACGGTGTAGTAGGGGGTCAGCAGCGGGATGACGCGGCGCCAGTGGTAGGAGGTTTTCGGCACGCCGTGCAGCAGGAAGAGGGGTTCACCTTCGCCGGCGATGGAGTAGTGGAGCCTGACTCCGTTGACGAATGCTCGTCCGTGCTTGGCCGGTACGCCGTTGTGGTCCTGAATGATGTCCATGATTTACAGCTCCTTGTTCTATTGGTACTTGTGGGTTTGGTAGGAGGGCTTACGCGCAGCCGTCGGTCGACTTGCAGGCCTCAATGAGCTGGCTGGGGGGATCCTGGTGGTAGACCTGCTTCCACGCGTCGAGGACGTTGTTCTGCAGAACCGGCACGGCCGGGAAAGCGAGCCAGTTGGGAGCGGTGCCACCCAACAGGACCTTGACGGCCATGTCGGCCTCGGCAAGGCCTTGGTCGTAGGGGACCTGGGCACCGAGAGCCTTGATGTTTCCTCCGGTAGCGAGGTCGGCCGCCACATCCGAGGCGATGTTGACCGCGGTGATTGGCATCGTCTTGCCTTGGGCCCGCAGCGCCTGATCAATTCCCACAGCCGGGACTTCCCACTCGGTGAACATTCCCTGGACATCGGGGTTCGCCGTGAGGAAATTGCCGGCATCCTTGCCGGAGTTGGCCGGATCCAGGAACTCGGCAACCTTGATCTTGATGTCGGGGCGGTTCTCCTTCATCCAGTCGACGAAGCCCTTCATGCGTTCCTTCGTCACGAAGAAGTCGACACCGAAGTCGAGGACGCCCACCGTACCGCCCTCGGGTATGTACTTGGCCAGCGCCTCAGCGCAGACGGCGCCGTTGCCCTGGTTGTCCGAAGAGACCATGCCCTGGTAGTCCTTGGGGTACTCCAGCCCCGAGGGCACGTTATCCATCATGATGAGTTTGATGCCGGCGGCACCTATCTTGCGGTACGCCTCGGCCGTCGCTGTGTCGTCCACTGGGATGCTGATG
Encoded here:
- a CDS encoding substrate-binding domain-containing protein, encoding MRKSVTAGALALATMASLLAGCASDTGGAPGGAENPLAQVKAADLVPEDIVGLGPKGVKSGTLDDIKLTEGEVNQAKQKKFRVGIVMQTMNIEWSTEQVRGITERLKKYDAEVIGVADPNFDVQKQVSSIENMIQLKPDAIISIPVDDTATAEAYRKIGAAGIKLIMMDNVPSGLEYPKDYQGMVSSDNQGNGAVCAEALAKYIPEGGTVGVLDFGVDFFVTKERMKGFVDWMKENRPDIKIKVAEFLDPANSGKDAGNFLTANPDVQGMFTEWEVPAVGIDQALRAQGKTMPITAVNIASDVAADLATGGNIKALGAQVPYDQGLAEADMAVKVLLGGTAPNWLAFPAVPVLQNNVLDAWKQVYHQDPPSQLIEACKSTDGCA